From the genome of Corallococcus macrosporus DSM 14697:
AGGCCAGACGATGGGCGTCGCCTCGGCCTTGGCCGTGGAGGTCGACTCCTGCGTCGTCGTGCTGCCCTCCGGCGTCGGAGGTGAGGTGGTGGAAGGTGTCGAGGGTGCCTGCATCGCGTTTCGTCTCCGAAAGAGACAAAGGCCTGCGACGCGAAATCGGGGACATCACTAAGTGACGGCGAGTGTCGTGGTGCGGCAGAGGCCGTGGTAAGGCGGGAAGCCCACGCCGGCGTCCGCGAGCTGCCTGTCAGAAGCGAGGGTGCGGAACTCGCCGACTTCGTCTCGGGTGCCAGCGGCGGAGCGGAGCACTTCGGCCAGGCGCATCTCCTGGCTCCCCCGATTGACGTAGAGGAACGCGCGACCGGTGTCCGCGTCCAGGCGCTCGCGCACCCAAGGCAGCTCCTGCTTCACATCCTCTGGGCGCTCGAGCGACTCGACGCGCTCGAAGCGTTGGAGGGCTTCTCCCACGGAGAATGTCCGCCCGTGGAGGAAGCGGCACACCTGGGTGGTGGCCTCGTCGAGGACAGCCTCAATGCGGTAGCTGCGGATGCCGGCCTCGGCGTAGCTGCTCATCTGACTGAAGGAGCGCCCCTGGCCGATGAAGTGGCTCGCCACCACCTCCCAGTAGAAGGGGGCCCGCTCGATGAGGGCGCCACGCGCGGCCCGCTCCAGGGACTCGGCGATGTCGCTTCTCCCCAGGCCTGCCTCCAGTCCTTCGGCCACGAGCTGCCGGGCCTCCGCGCCGAAGGTGTCCAACCTGCGTCCGTACTCGTCCCGCACGAAGTTGCCCTGGGTGCGGACGATGTGTTGGGCCACGCGCCTGTCCACGGCGTTGAATCGGGCGGCGATGGCGAGCCCCTGCTCCCGCCGGGCGTGGCTGCGGGTGGACGCCACCACCTCCTCGGCCGCGTCACCGAGGGGCGACTGGATGCGGGACGGGATGACGACTGTCTGCCGGCCGGCTGCCTCCAGGGCTTGGGCGACGAGACGCCTGCGCTGGGCCGCCGTCGTCGCCCTCCAGTCCACGTCGAGGATGGCCACCGCCTCTCTAATGGCATCCACGTCCGCGCGCCCGACGGCGCGGCGGAGGCGCGCGGCGAGCAGGGCCACGGCCCGGTCCATGCCCGCGGCGGTGCCAACGTCCAGGGCCTTGGCCACCGGCAGCCGCAGGACGTCTCCAAGGAGGGTGTCCGCCATCGCCCGCGCCTCGTGCAGGAGGAGGAGGCCAT
Proteins encoded in this window:
- a CDS encoding head morphogenesis protein, with amino-acid sequence MCTAPADGLLLLHEARAMADTLLGDVLRLPVAKALDVGTAAGMDRAVALLAARLRRAVGRADVDAIREAVAILDVDWRATTAAQRRRLVAQALEAAGRQTVVIPSRIQSPLGDAAEEVVASTRSHARREQGLAIAARFNAVDRRVAQHIVRTQGNFVRDEYGRRLDTFGAEARQLVAEGLEAGLGRSDIAESLERAARGALIERAPFYWEVVASHFIGQGRSFSQMSSYAEAGIRSYRIEAVLDEATTQVCRFLHGRTFSVGEALQRFERVESLERPEDVKQELPWVRERLDADTGRAFLYVNRGSQEMRLAEVLRSAAGTRDEVGEFRTLASDRQLADAGVGFPPYHGLCRTTTLAVT